From a region of the Deinococcus metallilatus genome:
- a CDS encoding NAD(P)-dependent oxidoreductase: MAASPRGSSGSPPLPHLALIGTGRMGRPVAENLLRAGFPLTVYNRSAASLAALGELGARVAGSAAEATAEGERIITLLPNGGVVTEVLLGGAFAAARPGTLFVDMSSIHPATARDLGTRAQALGLRFLDAPVSGGTAGAARGELAIMAGGPQEWIDEARPVLDVLGRVTRVGPLGSGQLAKLVNQAIVGVTIGAVAEGLTLARAGGADPAQVREAILGGFCQSRILTEHGARMLERNFIPGGTVATQLKDLDTVLEVAAEVGAALPLTTLARQLYAEYAAGDSGRTGEDHSALVRHIEALSGLLVEEGTGM, translated from the coding sequence ATGGCTGCCTCTCCCCGCGGTTCCTCCGGCTCTCCTCCCCTTCCCCACCTGGCCCTGATCGGCACCGGCCGGATGGGCCGCCCGGTCGCTGAGAACCTGCTGCGCGCCGGGTTTCCTCTCACCGTGTACAACCGCTCCGCCGCGAGTCTGGCGGCGCTGGGGGAACTGGGGGCCAGAGTCGCGGGCAGTGCCGCCGAGGCCACAGCAGAAGGCGAACGGATCATCACCCTGCTGCCCAACGGCGGCGTGGTCACCGAGGTGCTGCTGGGTGGAGCCTTCGCCGCCGCGCGCCCGGGTACGCTGTTCGTTGACATGAGCAGCATTCACCCGGCCACGGCCCGTGACCTGGGCACGCGGGCACAGGCGTTGGGGCTGCGGTTTCTGGATGCCCCGGTCAGCGGCGGGACGGCTGGCGCGGCGCGCGGCGAGCTGGCGATCATGGCGGGCGGGCCGCAGGAGTGGATCGACGAGGCCCGGCCGGTGCTGGACGTGCTGGGGCGGGTCACCCGGGTTGGGCCGCTGGGCAGCGGGCAGCTCGCCAAGCTGGTCAACCAGGCCATCGTGGGCGTGACCATCGGCGCGGTCGCCGAGGGGCTGACGCTGGCCCGCGCAGGTGGGGCCGACCCGGCGCAGGTGCGCGAGGCCATCCTGGGCGGCTTCTGCCAGAGCCGCATCCTGACCGAACACGGGGCGCGGATGCTGGAACGCAACTTCATCCCCGGTGGAACGGTCGCCACCCAGCTCAAGGACCTGGACACCGTGCTCGAAGTGGCGGCGGAGGTCGGCGCCGCGCTGCCGCTCACCACGCTGGCCCGCCAGCTCTATGCCGAGTATGCGGCGGGGGACAGCGGGCGAACCGGGGAAGACCACAGCGCCCTGGTCCGTCACATCGAGGCCCTCAGCGGGCTGCTGGTGGAAGAGGGAACCGGGATGTGA